The DNA segment GGCGGCCCGGAAGTGATGAAATGGGTAGACGTCGACGTGGGCGAGCCGGGTGCGGGCGAGATCCGCATCCGTCAGACAGCGGTCGGCCTGAATTTCATCGACGTGTATTTCCGCACAGGCCTTTACCCGCTGCCGCTGCCGGGCGGTCTGGGCATGGAAGCGGCCGGCGAGGTGAATGCGGTCGGCCCGGGCGTGACCGATCTCAGCGTGGGCGACCGCGTCGCCTACGTCGCGCGGCCGCCGGGCGCCTATACGCAGGAGCGCGTGCTGCCGGCAGCGCAGGTCGTCAAGGTGCCGGACGGGTTGACCGATGAACAGGCCGCGTCGGTGATGCTGCAAGGGCTCACCGCGCAATATCTGTTGCGCCGCACGTATCCGGTCAAAGCGGGCGACACGATCCTGATTCAGGCTGCGGCGGGCGGCGTCGGACTGCTCATGTGCCAGATGGCGAAGGCGCTGGGCGCAACGGTGATCGGCACGGTCGGCTCGGACGAAAAGGCCGGGATCGCCAAAGCGCATGGGTGCGATCATGCGATCGTGTACACGCACGAAAACTTCACGAGGCGCGTGCGCGAAATCACCAATGGCGCGGGCGTGCCGGTGGTCTACGACTCGATCGGCAAGGACACATTTGCGGCGTCGCTCGACTGTCTCGCGCCGCTTGGTATGTTCGTGAGCTTCGGCAATGCGTCGGGTCCGTTGCCGCCGATCGACTCGTCGGAATTAGCCGGGCGTGGATCGTTGTTCTTTACGCGTCCCACGCTGTTCACGTACATCGGCAAACGCAGCGATTACGAGGCGATGTCGGCTGAACTGTTCGACATGCTGGTGTCAGGCAAGGTCAAAGCCAGTGTCAATCAGCGTTATGCGCTGGCCGACGTCGGCCGCGCGCATGAGGACCTGGAAGCGCGCCGCACGACGGGGTCCACCGTCCTGCTGCCGTAACTTCACGCAGCGTTGATGCCGCGCGTACGCGGCTGAACCTCCGCGCAACAGAGCAGGGCCGCTCCATCGTCAGATGGCGCGGCCCTGTCCGTTTACGCGATTTTTATACGCGTTTGCCGAGCTTTAATCCGTCCTTTACGCCGTTACACATATTGTTACATCTATCCAAAGTCCGTGAATGGAGAACAAGAATGGATGTGCTGTATGTCGGGGGGCTCGTGCTATTTGCCGCGCTGACCTTTGCCTTGATTGCCGGCTGCGAGAAGCTGATGCAGTTCCGTCGTGGACAGGGAGCCCGGTCATGA comes from the Paraburkholderia sp. PREW-6R genome and includes:
- a CDS encoding quinone oxidoreductase, whose product is MVKAIRFDKAGGPEVMKWVDVDVGEPGAGEIRIRQTAVGLNFIDVYFRTGLYPLPLPGGLGMEAAGEVNAVGPGVTDLSVGDRVAYVARPPGAYTQERVLPAAQVVKVPDGLTDEQAASVMLQGLTAQYLLRRTYPVKAGDTILIQAAAGGVGLLMCQMAKALGATVIGTVGSDEKAGIAKAHGCDHAIVYTHENFTRRVREITNGAGVPVVYDSIGKDTFAASLDCLAPLGMFVSFGNASGPLPPIDSSELAGRGSLFFTRPTLFTYIGKRSDYEAMSAELFDMLVSGKVKASVNQRYALADVGRAHEDLEARRTTGSTVLLP